One window of the Esox lucius isolate fEsoLuc1 chromosome 8, fEsoLuc1.pri, whole genome shotgun sequence genome contains the following:
- the arhgap45b gene encoding rho GTPase-activating protein 45 isoform X2, whose product MLKRGGKNSYNPYSTSQRVKKGEDKARNKLDVLPNKPNVWLKQLSILQEQPRYDATNTPLSSSTSTLLTTTGVQLDSSVSCPSTPSAQHSKLVGVGCPSPGVPMKRPTALSRHASAAGFPIHSWVFTKGQGKGAVTPTTQLDSPESTAIEVEDIPSLLRDVARFADAVEKLKDVVLGEDKQENRRPLAHECLGEVLRVLRQVIGTYPLLNTVETLTAAGKLISKVKGFHYETSNDTDKMDFEKAIETIAVAFSSNVSELLMGEVDSSTLLSLVPTEKSRSMENLYGVSGQGLEGAQMRSDPQDFGRAEEVDIMLQRSEGGVDSALAYAKTISKYMKDLMTYVEKRTSLEVEFAKGLQRLYQSSKHNITHPHMPFYSIYSLALEQDLEQSNGVQQAASTLHTQTFLQPLIQRKHEHEKKRKEVKEQWYRAKRKLMECEANLRKAKQAYMARCEEHDKAKAAACRAAEEEGGGSTTKSLGKKLRVEEEARNKAEEAEATYRTCVADATTQQQELEHVKVNVLRLLQEVIKQSDQTLRSATISYYQIMHMQTVALPVHYQTLCESSKLYDPGQQYAAHVRDLQLTGEPEITYQFEPYSASAASNQQPNRPRHDSFNADQQSPSEGQPSTGETTTREERSAEYARKRQGHKSWGSTVSDADSVEGEGGLESPTTSSADVSKMVRTSSTGTMSSNEDPDEKDGNVASFETPNINGMEPEIAVPTGPFRNIGLSKAAQTHRLRKLRTPSKCRECDSYVYFQGAECEECFLACHKRCLETLAIQCGHKKLQGRLQLFGREFALVSSSSSDGIPFIITKCISEIERRALKMKGIYRVNGVKTRVEKLCQAFENGKELVELSQCSPHDISNVLKLYLRQLPEPIMPFRLYNNLMGLAKESLQAEGEEAGTGKGPELVDLGPETDPAVLVVVDRLRELLKELPKANVATLRYITRHLRRIAELEQDNKMSPSNLGIVFGPSLMRPRPTGATVSLSSLVDYPHQARIIETLIVFYTAIFQSKSSSTSSRPSSSSTLPNVSVDVDKGCSVMVADQEVQQANEEQGRTDLDKMEEGCGSSPGSLGSCEQMVDSDSELEETGRGSAQRPHSLVKQESEVSTEDDQLSCRNSLDLSSQSLPHTYPDPDQDPDRESPGPNATDHSPPAPPDSEPPELEGSVQELSISLAELNVNQSNNHAVGMAGLPTARLCGAKLSLLPRDRDWDPEFL is encoded by the exons ATGCTGAAACGTGGTGGCAAGAATAGTTACAACCCCTACTCCACCAGTCAGAGAGTTAAGAAAGGGGAAGATAAAGCCAGGAACAAATTGGATGTACTACCCAATAAACCCAACGTCTGGCTTAAACAG CTGTCCATTCTCCAGGAGCAGCCTCGTTACGATGCTACCAACACACcactctcttcctccacctccaccctcctAACTACCACCGGTGTCCAGCTGGACTCCTCTGTGTCCTGTCCCAGCACCCCCAGTGCCCAGCATAGCAAACTGGTGGGGGTGGGCTGCCCGTCCCCAGGCGTCCCCATGAAGAGGCCCACCGCCCTTAGCCGTCATGCCAGCGCTGCTGGGTTCCCCATCCACTCCTGGGTGTTCACTAAGGGCCAAGGTAAGGGCGCTGTCACCCCGACCACCCAGCTGGACAGCCCAGAGAGCACAGCCATTGAGGTGGAGGACATTCCCTCTCTGCTGAGGGACGTGGCCCGTTTCGCTGATGCTGTGGAGAAACTGAAGGACGTCGTGTTGGGAGAAG acaAGCAGGAGAACCGTCGCCCTCTGGCCCATGAGTGTCTGGGCGAGGTCCTGAGGGTTCTTCGACAGGTCATTGGCACCTACCCCCTCCTCAACACCGTGGAGACCCTCACTGCTGCAGGGAAACTCATATCGAAGGTGAAAG GATTTCACTATGAGACGAGTAATGACACAGACAAAATGGACTTTGAGAAGGCCATTGAGACAATTGCTGTTGCGTTTAGTAGCAA TGTTTCAGAGCTGCTGATGGGGGAGGTTGACAGTAGCACCCTGCTGTCCCTGGTGCCAACAGAGAAGAGCAGG tCTATGGAGAACCTGTATGGAGTGTCCGGCCAGGGCCTGGAGGGAGCTCAGATGAGGAGTGACCCTCAGGACTTTGGCCGGGCTGAGGAGGTGGACATCATGCTGCAGCGTAGTGAAGGGGGAGTTGACTCTGCCCTGGCCTACGCCAAGACCATCTCTAAATACATGAAGGACTTGATGACCTATGTGGAGAAAAGAACCTCACTGG AAGTGGAGTTTGCCAAGGGCTTACAAAGACTGTACCAGTCCAGCAAGCACAACATCACTCAT CCCCACATGCCCTTCTACTCCATCTACTCCCTGGCTCTGGAGCAAGACCTGGAGCAGAGCAACGGGGTTCAGCAGGCCGCCTCCACCCTGCACACCCAGACCTTTCTGCAGCCCCTGATTCAGCGGAAGCACGAGCACGAGAAAAAACGCAAGGAGGTCAAGGAGCAGTGGTACAGAGCCAAAAGGAAACTG ATGGAGTGTGAGGCGAACCTCCGGAAGGCCAAGCAGGCCTACATGGCTCGCTGCGAGGAGCATGACAAGGCCAAAGCTGCCGCTTGCAGAGCGgctgaggaggagggaggaggctcCACCACAAAGTCTCTGGGCAAGAAACTACGAGTGGAGGAAGAAGCTCGCAACAAG GCGGAGGAGGCGGAGGCTACCTACAGAACGTGTGTGGCAGACGCCACCACCCAACAGCAGGAGCTAGAACATGTCAAGGTCAACGTGCTCCGCCTGCTTCAGGAGGTCATCAAACAGAGTGACCAGACCCTGCGCTCG GCCACCATCTCCTACTACCAGATAATGCACATGCAGACGGTGGCGCTGCCTGTCCATTACCAGACTCTGTGTGAGAGCAGTAAGCTGTATGACCCGGGACAGCAGTACGCAGCCCACGTCAGAGACCTACAGCTCACTGGGGAACCAGAGATCACCTACCAGTTTGAGCCTTACTCCGCCAGTGCTGCCTCCAACCA GCAGCCAAATCGACCCCGCCACGACAGTTTCAATGCTGACCAGCAGAGCCCCTCTGAAGGTCAGCCCAGCACGGGAGAGACCACGACTAGAGAGGAGCGCAGCGCTGAGTACGCCAGAAAGA GACAAGGCCACAAATCATGGGGTTCCACAGTGAGTGATGCAGACAGTGTCGAAGGGGAAGGCGGCCTGGAATCTCCAACCACCAGTTCAG CTGATGTCAGTAAAATGGTGCGCACCTCTTCCACTGGGACCATGTCTTCAAACGAGGACCCCGATGAGAAGGATGGGAACGTGGCCTCTTTTGAAACCCCAA ACATAAATGGCATGGAGCCCGAGATTGCGGTTCCAACTGGGCCTTTCCGGAACATTGGGCTCTCCAAAGCCGCCCAGACTCATCGCCTGCGTAAACTCCGCACCCCATCCAAGTGTCGGGAGTGTGACAGCTACGTCTACTTCCAGGGAGCAGAGTGTGAGGAG TGTTTCCTGGCCTGTCACAAGCGCTGTTTGGAGACGTTGGCCATCCAGTGTGGCCATAAGAAGCTGCAGGGTAGACTTCAACTTTTCGGTAGAGAGTTCGCCCTGGTGTCCAGCAGTAGCTCTGATGGCATCCCCTTCATCATCACTAAGTGCATCTCAGAGATTGAGAGACGAGCCTTGAAGATGAAG GGCATCTACAGAGTGAATGGAGTGAAGACTCGGGTGGAGAAGCTGTGCCAGGCCTTTGAGAACGGGAAGGAGCTAGTGGAGCTCTCTCAGTGTTCCCCCCATGACATCAGTAACGTCCTCAAGCTCTACCTCCGACAG CTTCCGGAGCCTATCATGCCGTTCCGCCTGTACAATAACCTGATGGGGCTAGCCAAGGAGAGCCTGCAGGCggagggagaggaggcaggGACAGGGAAGGGACCAGAGTTGGTGGACCTGGGCCCAGAAACAGACCCAGCTGTGCTGGTTGTGGTAGATAGACTCCGGGAGCTGCTCAAAGAACTGCCCAAGGCTAACGTAGCCACACTGCGCTACATTACACGCCACCTGCGCAG GATTGCAGAGCTGGAGCAGGACAATAAGATGAGTCCCAGTAACCTTGGCATTGTGTTTGGCCCCTCTCTGATGCGGCCCCGCCCCACGGGGGCCACAGTGTCCCTGTCTTCCCTTGTGGATTACCCCCACCAGGCGCGCATCATAGAGACCCTGATTGTCTTCTACACAGCCATCTTCCAGTCTAAATCCTCCAGCACCAGCAGTCGCCCGTCCTCCTCGTCCACTCTGCCT AATGTCAGCGTTGATGTTGATAAGGGTTGCAGTGTCATGGTGGCTGATCAGGAAGTGCAGCAAGCCAATGAGGAGCAGGGTAGAACAGACCTGGACAAGATGGAGGAGGGCTGTG GTAGTTCTCCAGGCTCCCTGGGGTCCTGTGAACAGATGGTCGACTCTGACTCAGAGTTGGAGGAGACTGGGAGGGGCTCCGCACAAAGGCCACACAGCCTGGTCAAACAGGAGAGTGAGGTCAGCACGGAGGATGACCAGCTGAGCTGCAGGAACAGTCTGGACCTCTCCAGCCAGTCTCTTCCTCACACTTACCCTGATCCTGACCAGGACCCGGACAGGGAGAGTCCCGGTCCAAATGCCACTGACCACAGCCCCCCTGCGCCCCCAGACAGCGAGCCCCCGGAACTGGAGGGGTCTGTGCAGGAGCTGAGCATCTCATTGGCTGAGCTCAATGTCAATCAGTCCAACAACCATGCTGTAGGCATGGCAGGGCTGCCCACGGCACGGCTGTGTGGGGCAAAGCTCAGTCTGCTTCCCAGGGATAGGGACTGGGATCCAGAGTTCCTCTAA
- the arhgap45b gene encoding rho GTPase-activating protein 45 isoform X1, which translates to MCDERKGARQQQTWLKVGTDGRAAPVIGRTTKKWRVGGWVGGLYVKLKEVGMDGKGTLKMFARKKRELIKTPSISKKSRAGSPGPQSSSSLSILQEQPRYDATNTPLSSSTSTLLTTTGVQLDSSVSCPSTPSAQHSKLVGVGCPSPGVPMKRPTALSRHASAAGFPIHSWVFTKGQGKGAVTPTTQLDSPESTAIEVEDIPSLLRDVARFADAVEKLKDVVLGEDKQENRRPLAHECLGEVLRVLRQVIGTYPLLNTVETLTAAGKLISKVKGFHYETSNDTDKMDFEKAIETIAVAFSSNVSELLMGEVDSSTLLSLVPTEKSRSMENLYGVSGQGLEGAQMRSDPQDFGRAEEVDIMLQRSEGGVDSALAYAKTISKYMKDLMTYVEKRTSLEVEFAKGLQRLYQSSKHNITHPHMPFYSIYSLALEQDLEQSNGVQQAASTLHTQTFLQPLIQRKHEHEKKRKEVKEQWYRAKRKLMECEANLRKAKQAYMARCEEHDKAKAAACRAAEEEGGGSTTKSLGKKLRVEEEARNKAEEAEATYRTCVADATTQQQELEHVKVNVLRLLQEVIKQSDQTLRSATISYYQIMHMQTVALPVHYQTLCESSKLYDPGQQYAAHVRDLQLTGEPEITYQFEPYSASAASNQQPNRPRHDSFNADQQSPSEGQPSTGETTTREERSAEYARKRQGHKSWGSTVSDADSVEGEGGLESPTTSSADVSKMVRTSSTGTMSSNEDPDEKDGNVASFETPNINGMEPEIAVPTGPFRNIGLSKAAQTHRLRKLRTPSKCRECDSYVYFQGAECEECFLACHKRCLETLAIQCGHKKLQGRLQLFGREFALVSSSSSDGIPFIITKCISEIERRALKMKGIYRVNGVKTRVEKLCQAFENGKELVELSQCSPHDISNVLKLYLRQLPEPIMPFRLYNNLMGLAKESLQAEGEEAGTGKGPELVDLGPETDPAVLVVVDRLRELLKELPKANVATLRYITRHLRRIAELEQDNKMSPSNLGIVFGPSLMRPRPTGATVSLSSLVDYPHQARIIETLIVFYTAIFQSKSSSTSSRPSSSSTLPNVSVDVDKGCSVMVADQEVQQANEEQGRTDLDKMEEGCGSSPGSLGSCEQMVDSDSELEETGRGSAQRPHSLVKQESEVSTEDDQLSCRNSLDLSSQSLPHTYPDPDQDPDRESPGPNATDHSPPAPPDSEPPELEGSVQELSISLAELNVNQSNNHAVGMAGLPTARLCGAKLSLLPRDRDWDPEFL; encoded by the exons ATGTGTGACGAGAGGAAAGGAGCGAGGCAGCAACAAACGTGGCTGAAGGTTGGAACGGATGGAAGAGCAGCGCCCGTAATTGGtagaacaacaaaaaagtgGAGAGtcggggggtgggtgggggggctgtATGTGAAACTCAAAGAAGTCGGGATGGACGGCAAAGGCACATTGAAGATGTTCGCCCGAAAGAAACGGGAATTGATCAAAACCCCTTCCATCTCGAAGAAGAGCCGAGCAGGAAGCCCTGGGCCACAGAGCTCATCATCA CTGTCCATTCTCCAGGAGCAGCCTCGTTACGATGCTACCAACACACcactctcttcctccacctccaccctcctAACTACCACCGGTGTCCAGCTGGACTCCTCTGTGTCCTGTCCCAGCACCCCCAGTGCCCAGCATAGCAAACTGGTGGGGGTGGGCTGCCCGTCCCCAGGCGTCCCCATGAAGAGGCCCACCGCCCTTAGCCGTCATGCCAGCGCTGCTGGGTTCCCCATCCACTCCTGGGTGTTCACTAAGGGCCAAGGTAAGGGCGCTGTCACCCCGACCACCCAGCTGGACAGCCCAGAGAGCACAGCCATTGAGGTGGAGGACATTCCCTCTCTGCTGAGGGACGTGGCCCGTTTCGCTGATGCTGTGGAGAAACTGAAGGACGTCGTGTTGGGAGAAG acaAGCAGGAGAACCGTCGCCCTCTGGCCCATGAGTGTCTGGGCGAGGTCCTGAGGGTTCTTCGACAGGTCATTGGCACCTACCCCCTCCTCAACACCGTGGAGACCCTCACTGCTGCAGGGAAACTCATATCGAAGGTGAAAG GATTTCACTATGAGACGAGTAATGACACAGACAAAATGGACTTTGAGAAGGCCATTGAGACAATTGCTGTTGCGTTTAGTAGCAA TGTTTCAGAGCTGCTGATGGGGGAGGTTGACAGTAGCACCCTGCTGTCCCTGGTGCCAACAGAGAAGAGCAGG tCTATGGAGAACCTGTATGGAGTGTCCGGCCAGGGCCTGGAGGGAGCTCAGATGAGGAGTGACCCTCAGGACTTTGGCCGGGCTGAGGAGGTGGACATCATGCTGCAGCGTAGTGAAGGGGGAGTTGACTCTGCCCTGGCCTACGCCAAGACCATCTCTAAATACATGAAGGACTTGATGACCTATGTGGAGAAAAGAACCTCACTGG AAGTGGAGTTTGCCAAGGGCTTACAAAGACTGTACCAGTCCAGCAAGCACAACATCACTCAT CCCCACATGCCCTTCTACTCCATCTACTCCCTGGCTCTGGAGCAAGACCTGGAGCAGAGCAACGGGGTTCAGCAGGCCGCCTCCACCCTGCACACCCAGACCTTTCTGCAGCCCCTGATTCAGCGGAAGCACGAGCACGAGAAAAAACGCAAGGAGGTCAAGGAGCAGTGGTACAGAGCCAAAAGGAAACTG ATGGAGTGTGAGGCGAACCTCCGGAAGGCCAAGCAGGCCTACATGGCTCGCTGCGAGGAGCATGACAAGGCCAAAGCTGCCGCTTGCAGAGCGgctgaggaggagggaggaggctcCACCACAAAGTCTCTGGGCAAGAAACTACGAGTGGAGGAAGAAGCTCGCAACAAG GCGGAGGAGGCGGAGGCTACCTACAGAACGTGTGTGGCAGACGCCACCACCCAACAGCAGGAGCTAGAACATGTCAAGGTCAACGTGCTCCGCCTGCTTCAGGAGGTCATCAAACAGAGTGACCAGACCCTGCGCTCG GCCACCATCTCCTACTACCAGATAATGCACATGCAGACGGTGGCGCTGCCTGTCCATTACCAGACTCTGTGTGAGAGCAGTAAGCTGTATGACCCGGGACAGCAGTACGCAGCCCACGTCAGAGACCTACAGCTCACTGGGGAACCAGAGATCACCTACCAGTTTGAGCCTTACTCCGCCAGTGCTGCCTCCAACCA GCAGCCAAATCGACCCCGCCACGACAGTTTCAATGCTGACCAGCAGAGCCCCTCTGAAGGTCAGCCCAGCACGGGAGAGACCACGACTAGAGAGGAGCGCAGCGCTGAGTACGCCAGAAAGA GACAAGGCCACAAATCATGGGGTTCCACAGTGAGTGATGCAGACAGTGTCGAAGGGGAAGGCGGCCTGGAATCTCCAACCACCAGTTCAG CTGATGTCAGTAAAATGGTGCGCACCTCTTCCACTGGGACCATGTCTTCAAACGAGGACCCCGATGAGAAGGATGGGAACGTGGCCTCTTTTGAAACCCCAA ACATAAATGGCATGGAGCCCGAGATTGCGGTTCCAACTGGGCCTTTCCGGAACATTGGGCTCTCCAAAGCCGCCCAGACTCATCGCCTGCGTAAACTCCGCACCCCATCCAAGTGTCGGGAGTGTGACAGCTACGTCTACTTCCAGGGAGCAGAGTGTGAGGAG TGTTTCCTGGCCTGTCACAAGCGCTGTTTGGAGACGTTGGCCATCCAGTGTGGCCATAAGAAGCTGCAGGGTAGACTTCAACTTTTCGGTAGAGAGTTCGCCCTGGTGTCCAGCAGTAGCTCTGATGGCATCCCCTTCATCATCACTAAGTGCATCTCAGAGATTGAGAGACGAGCCTTGAAGATGAAG GGCATCTACAGAGTGAATGGAGTGAAGACTCGGGTGGAGAAGCTGTGCCAGGCCTTTGAGAACGGGAAGGAGCTAGTGGAGCTCTCTCAGTGTTCCCCCCATGACATCAGTAACGTCCTCAAGCTCTACCTCCGACAG CTTCCGGAGCCTATCATGCCGTTCCGCCTGTACAATAACCTGATGGGGCTAGCCAAGGAGAGCCTGCAGGCggagggagaggaggcaggGACAGGGAAGGGACCAGAGTTGGTGGACCTGGGCCCAGAAACAGACCCAGCTGTGCTGGTTGTGGTAGATAGACTCCGGGAGCTGCTCAAAGAACTGCCCAAGGCTAACGTAGCCACACTGCGCTACATTACACGCCACCTGCGCAG GATTGCAGAGCTGGAGCAGGACAATAAGATGAGTCCCAGTAACCTTGGCATTGTGTTTGGCCCCTCTCTGATGCGGCCCCGCCCCACGGGGGCCACAGTGTCCCTGTCTTCCCTTGTGGATTACCCCCACCAGGCGCGCATCATAGAGACCCTGATTGTCTTCTACACAGCCATCTTCCAGTCTAAATCCTCCAGCACCAGCAGTCGCCCGTCCTCCTCGTCCACTCTGCCT AATGTCAGCGTTGATGTTGATAAGGGTTGCAGTGTCATGGTGGCTGATCAGGAAGTGCAGCAAGCCAATGAGGAGCAGGGTAGAACAGACCTGGACAAGATGGAGGAGGGCTGTG GTAGTTCTCCAGGCTCCCTGGGGTCCTGTGAACAGATGGTCGACTCTGACTCAGAGTTGGAGGAGACTGGGAGGGGCTCCGCACAAAGGCCACACAGCCTGGTCAAACAGGAGAGTGAGGTCAGCACGGAGGATGACCAGCTGAGCTGCAGGAACAGTCTGGACCTCTCCAGCCAGTCTCTTCCTCACACTTACCCTGATCCTGACCAGGACCCGGACAGGGAGAGTCCCGGTCCAAATGCCACTGACCACAGCCCCCCTGCGCCCCCAGACAGCGAGCCCCCGGAACTGGAGGGGTCTGTGCAGGAGCTGAGCATCTCATTGGCTGAGCTCAATGTCAATCAGTCCAACAACCATGCTGTAGGCATGGCAGGGCTGCCCACGGCACGGCTGTGTGGGGCAAAGCTCAGTCTGCTTCCCAGGGATAGGGACTGGGATCCAGAGTTCCTCTAA